A portion of the Candidatus Omnitrophota bacterium genome contains these proteins:
- a CDS encoding ArsR family transcriptional regulator, whose product MDIMLKKLLGSRIRINILKLFIFNPKKEYYVREIERLINEAFDPVRRELIRLESTGLLKSRISGRQKYYSIDSAHTLFPEVKSMILKTVGIGDTIKNALEDRNDVKIAFIYGSYAKNSEDLESDIDIFVIGDISSKDLQEDISGIENQVKREINPTIYSISELKDKYRSKNHFISSVFKEPKIFLKGDENGLRKLVSGR is encoded by the coding sequence ATGGATATCATGCTGAAAAAACTTCTTGGCTCAAGAATCAGGATCAATATATTAAAACTTTTTATTTTTAATCCCAAGAAAGAATACTATGTTAGGGAAATCGAGCGTTTAATCAATGAGGCGTTTGACCCTGTACGCAGGGAATTGATCCGTCTTGAATCAACCGGGCTTTTGAAAAGCCGGATTTCGGGCAGGCAGAAGTATTACTCCATTGATTCGGCGCATACTCTTTTCCCCGAAGTAAAATCAATGATCTTGAAGACAGTAGGAATTGGTGATACGATAAAAAATGCCCTGGAAGATAGAAACGATGTCAAAATTGCTTTTATTTACGGTTCCTACGCAAAAAACAGCGAAGATCTGGAAAGCGATATAGATATATTTGTCATAGGCGATATATCCAGCAAGGACCTGCAGGAAGATATATCCGGAATTGAAAACCAGGTTAAGCGTGAAATAAACCCTACTATTTATTCTATATCTGAGTTAAAGGATAAATACAGAAGCAAAAATCATTTTATATCCAGCGTATTCAAGGAACCAAAAATATTTTTAAAGGGAGACGAGAATGGCCTTAGAAAACTGGTTTCAGGCAGGTAA